TATTCTTATGAAAAAGTTTGACCCCCATTGTCGCCCCACCTTATCCACAGGgtttatgatttgaacaaacttgaatctgcattgaggatgcttccacactagTTTCACATTTTctggaccatgatttgaacaaacttgagtaTACCATACCCGGGGTTGCTTTCCAGGTTCAACTTTTTCGGTGAAACTGTTAACACACTTACATTCCCTTCACCTAAAGATGCTTTGTGCCGAGTTTGAATAAGATTGGCCGAGTTGTTCAGGAAAAATAGGTGAAATTCTGAAAAGTTTATGACGATGACAACAAAactacaaaacaacaacaacgacagaCAATGCAACGGATAAAGATAAGAAAAACCCACTTGAGCGTTTCGGCATATGTAAGCTTATAACTATATATCCATCCCCAACATTTGTTAATGTTAACAAAATCTGAGATAGTATGgaaagttttaaattctaatatgtttgaaatagagtaatcttttgaaaatatatttgttcactttgtattttatttaaagaaggGCCAAGACTTCCATGTACACTTGATTGGGGAATTTCAATGCTTTTTATACATATTATGTGTAgatgtacataattatgtttattgtCAACGTTCTATCGTCCGTTCAATTAAGTAGCCTACTTATTTTTAAGTTTCTTATTCAAAACAGGAAATCTAGACTAACTGATTTACGTTGAATATTTAATAGAACATCAACGGAATATTCTTTCCTCTATTTCTATGGAAACCAACAagcaatataataaatatatcacatgTAACAAACATGTGACAAACTCGATTTATGACAATATTGTGAGCAATTGGTCCATATATGAACAAAAGATTACATCATCAAATCAGGCGTGAagtattgttgttgtttttttaaagtggaGGGGCCAGGCTCATCCaaaacaaatcttgacaagctaAAAAGCTTTAAAGAATAAGAAAGAACAATTCAGAAATTGTCTAAATCctgtaaatttaacaaaattgtatgctgcaagaaaaagtgggacccccgaccccccccccccccccctcccggcaCACCGTGATGCTTCGTGCCTAAAAATAAGCCTAATTCGCTGTTACTGATTCAAATTCTTGtacttaaaatgaatttatgatggtggtttatttttatgaacatGGTTATGTTATATTCAATACATTGTAATGACCTCTGACCCTGGTCTGCCCACTACCAAACATAgatcttaaaattttaagatatggaTTGTTAAGCTAAATTAAACTTAAGAAAAGAAGgaatccatatattttacctttcagATTAgggtattttcctatatttttatcaggagcttttcttttaaaggagaccGATAAAGTCTAAAATGAccacgaccatcgagccctCTTAATCACCTGGAGACCCAGTGTGTCAGGACTTCCCTGTAACCGTTCTCTTTTCAAATCTACTTGTCATTGATGTTTCTGAGTACTATGTACCCATATCATGTATTCCTTGTTATATTGAAGTTAAAGCTTTTTAACAAGCATTTTACTatgaaaaatagaaattgaGATAGGAATGGGGCACCTGTCAATATTGATGTGGATAAAGTGCGTTATAATCAGAATACTCtcactggtttagaattttcaaattttacaatatttaattaaaaaatgttttaatttttttttgaaattctaaAATTATGAAAGCCTCAGCGGGATTCGGACTCATGACTAACAGATTTGTAACGGACACTCTAACTTACCCTTTGCACGATGCTGTTCTGTTGCACATTCGAAGAAGAAACCATTTCAGtgtaaaattatacttgattttattgtttttgtgtcACATTGtagaggtgtcccataccaccttaattgaaaattggTTGTGAATTAAAGGTACTATCTCGTGAACTCTTTACCGTCAGAGATTGTGCACGAATGTTCTTACTATGTGCTCCAAACTGACATACCATCGGAAAAACACCGCATCCATCTTCGCCAACCAAGcgttttcggtccacttcgcgaaaacccttggctagcgcaGAAGCACCTCATATTTAGTTAAAAGTAGCATAGTTTGGCGTGGTTAAGATGATGTAAAACGTAGAGGAAAGTAGAACTCAATATTCAAATTTCCCACGAAGCGATACTTCACACCGCCACTTTTTCCGTGGCACTAATTTTTGCGTATCACGTGGCGTTTATTCTTCCATTAACCAACAAAGATTAAATACGTCACAAATGTGGTATCAATCCGCaagacttttttgtttttagaatttgaaatagCATTTATGAGATTTATCAATTTTAGACAAATACATTAAGTTTGTACACATGTTATTTCTTCATTGGTGTTCAGCaacaatcaaattattttttttgtatgtaataTTGTATTCAAGTATATCTAAAACATGTCTGTGATAAATCATATACTGTCTTGCAGAAACATGTGTTCATGTACTATCAATCTAAGAGGTATTTGACTATGGGCCTTGGTATGCTTGATGACTGCTCTACAACGTACTCAGTCCTAACAACATCCCCACCTCCTCACCTGTTTGTACACCTGATAATCATTAGTGGGTGTTTGGGGataattatcagaaaataaCATTATCTGACATCAATGAcgtcaagaaaaaaacacatcctcttattttaattgtttttatttgtctTTCATACAAATATCTACaatattaatacaattttatatacttgaataaaaaaagcaacatttttaacaatatgattAAATCAAGTTTGAATTccataaattaaacaatataacTGTGTAAAGAAGCATATCAACGactatcttgtttaaaaaaatgcaagttGTTCTTGCCATCAAGGCACAATATGAAAACAAGATGAtctaatcaaaaataaaaacgatcagaTGGAAAGCTGTACAGATATCGGGTCTGATCTACAACTAGTCGAAAAGTATGTACAAAAGCATGACGAGGAAACGTAGTCATGCAAACAATACAGAAAACACTTTCTTTCCTCCTTAATCAAAATGTATcttaaaaacaaacattactTTTCAAGTTGATTTCATTTCTGTTTGtctatttaatttcatataaacTGATGTTTTCTtccatgaaaaaaagaaacgaCTTAAGGCACTAGCTCCGTATTTCTGATATTATGTCGtcctaaaaaattcaattttagatCTTTGGAAATCCTAGTTCAAATGATTtccattatatataaaaaaaaaataaattaaaagtgaaaataaaaatctgaaCACATTAAACATtgattctaaaaataaaatgtttaagagattgcactaaaatcaaaacttcattttaaaaataatttcaagcGAATGACAGTTAAGTTGatcgataaaaaaaagtattaaaatggAGTTGAACACAAATGTCAGTGGTAGATGAATACAACATACCACTTCAATCTCTTATTGTAAAAGAATTTCACATTATAactgtaaataatgaaatattgccagttaaaaataaactttgaacacAACTGGTCTATACAGGCAAAGAAAGCATTGAAAGATGAAATAATTGACTAGGCAAATTCAATACAGAGAAACAGATtattgaaaatctttgaaaaagttTAATCTCTCccttataaaaaatgaaaatgatatccTTCACAGAAAGTAATCAACACATGCTTAGAATGGAAAGTAAGTACGAATAAATGGCTATATTTTGATCTTTTAAAGGCAGTGCAATGATACAAAAGCTAAATGGACatttctgttttcatttgatACAATAAAATTGTTCAGATTATGTTATATAAAAGTACACAACAATAATGATGCTAACAACATCAGAATTCTTCCAGCACTATAagtataatatttcaaaatgtaacaGATTTGTGTATGCtccaatatatacatataaaataacaGTGTCACACAGCAACACTGTTTTACCATCAGAAAAAAGCAGTGATCAGCTTGTATTGCTTTGACATGGCATCATTGTAACAGACACATGGACCAACATTTTGATTCTTGGGTTGATTCAGAAAAAAATCTCTTCATTTTTAGGAAAACCGAATGGTAAAAGAAGTCTTGTGAAAACAGAATTGTACAGGTTAACTTTAAGTGGAATGCATGATTTAGACTCGTGTGCATGTTTTATGCATGACTGAATTAAGTTAACCAGAGTATACTAGCTGCCTATAAGTTAGTGTCAGTAACCTTCAAAACAGCAAGTACATGTTTGTGCTACCATGGTTTTCCCAGAAAGAGATTTAAATATAACTATGTACATACATAATTTAAGTTGCTGTAGTACATCTGGCCTTTTTAACATCAACAAAAATAGGTAAGGcctttcaaaacaaaacatgccattttttgttcaaatattcaGCTTGGAAAAACTGAGatcaataatataaaaacaacatgACAAGAGGCCTCTGCCCCTTATATCTTTCTGTGGCCAATGCATCTCATCTATCATCACAAAACTGCCTCAATTTCAAATCAAGCTACTTCATAACGATCTGAAAAGGCTACCGCTTTTTCAAAACATGCCTTGCTCTACATACCATCATCAGTGTCAATAAGGTTTAGAAAAGGATTTTTGAAACCAGAGGTTAAAAACTGCTTCCAAATGAAGCAAACGAAGTGATTTTGACTCACTTCAAAATTTGCAACCCAAACATTTGAGTGATTTGGACTCTCACTCATCATCTTTGTCAGCTTGAGGTTTGATATCACATGCTTCAAAAAGTTCCTCTGGAGTGTGACCCAGAAGGGTCTGCAAGTCACAAACAAATCTGTAGACGTATCGCTTTCCTGCTGTTTTGTggatgatatttttgtcataataatAACGAAGTCCTCTACTTAGTTTCTCATAGTtcatttttggtttgttttttcttattcCCCATCTTCTGGCTACCTCATCTGGGTCGGAGAGCTTGAACTCCCAGCCGTCGCCTGTCCAGCTGATGAAGTGCTGGCAGTTTTTGTCTGTCAGCAGCTCAAGCAGGAACTGCCACAGCTGGATTGGTCCACTTCCTAGTAAATAGAAATGTTCAAACatgattcatatttttctttatataaaaaaaaaacattttaaattctcAAAGATGCagtatacaaaaatatttatttgtttttttccgaaataacaaaataatttccaTTTGTAATACTATTTAATTAACTGTACACACTTGGAGAAacaatgcaattaaaataaCTCCAATGTCTAGCAAGTTCTTTACTTATGACATGAACATAAgtgttcaattttaaattgattccatAGTGTGATACACAAAACTTTTCTAGAgtctttttaaattaatcatttCTGAACAAAATGTATGCACTGGAACACAAAATTAAGTACACATTTTATTTAGTTAAAGTCCTACTGGTTAAAATATTCAGCATTTTTGATGAATCAAATAAACATCCGATGGAATCCTTACCAGAATAGCCAACCATGGCTGGAAAGTTGCTTGGTTTGACCTCGGACTGAGGGAAGGAGAGATCGGTGGGTGAGGACTGGAGGCTCCGTGACACGCCCATGTTTAGGCCCCCTCGGTACTCAGATGACCAGCTGTCATTGAGGCTGCTCTCGGAGCAGTCTGACCAAATGTACTCCTGCTTAATGCTTGGGACCATCTGGTTCTGATATACATGACTGTATTGGTATCGGGCATCCTGCCTCATGTACTGACCTACAATATCAACCGACATCCACAATTAAAACTCTACAGAAACTTGACAGTGCTAGTCCAGTTCGGCATGTATGCtatcatttcaaatttcaaatcttTGTCAACGGAATAAAAGAGTACCCAAATAAAGTTGCATGTCATtctttttatagatttaaaatacaatgtacaaaaatctattttaaagaccaattcttttttattttttgaatatcaTGTGTGAGCACTTACCATGGCAGATTTCTGGCAGCACTGGAGGTTGATATTTCTGTTCAGGGATGGGGGGATAGAACTCGGTGGTGGGGCTGTTGTCTGATGAATAGTAGTGAGGAATCGACTCCAAACTCTGGCAGTCTGAATGGTCCTCATAAGTTCGGCTGTTTGGGGAATCTCCCACATCATTCAAAGCTTGCATGGATTCTGTTATTGCTCCATAAGCACCTAAAAACaggataaaaaatttaattttatttaaaaaaaaatttgtcattGCACCAAGAGgctgtattaaaaaatatttagtaaattatttttcttgtatAACAGAGGCTTTCTTACATGTTTGTGCACTTGGGACCTTGCCATCACTGAGTCTGTAagctgaaattttgttttcaacctGACTGGaaaatccttcaaaaaataacacaaaacagAGTTATATATCCATAAAAATTAATGCTTGGGAGAAAGTAATTTTTTGATTGGCATTTTTcagtattatatttatttcatgctTTTTCACCACACAGAACAAAGCCCAATACAGATTTAAGATGCATGTAGCAGATGGTCTGTTGTTTACCTTGAATGGGAAAGCGGTCTCCAAACTCGGGCATGCAGACGGGTTCACTATAGCTACTGGGTGCACTACCAAGACTTGGATGCTCATGTGTTACATCTGTACAGAATACAGTCAAACCATAAATACAAGGAAACAAGGTCAGTTAGTGACCAAAAGACATTGGAAATGAGTAAAGTTAACAAAATAGCAataagtttctttaaaaaaaagtacttCTTCTTTTTGAGGCTTTTACgttttatttcaatcttttctATGTTATCTCAGTTTGGTTTTcccaatattgtttaattaatatgTTGTGGGTGTTTTATTAGTACATTACAACAATCGACTAGATGGAAGGCATATCATACCAAACAACTGTTACTCATGCGAAAAACAATATAGTTAATAGCGTAGTTTTCATGCATGTTTAGGCAATCATTTCTCACCTTTCTTCAGAATTTCTAGATGTTCCCACATTATTTCTCCAAGATAGGGGGGAGCAAGGTCCAAAAACTCATCACGCTTCAGTTGACACAAGTCCTTGCCCCTCATGGTAAAATTGGCAGGGTTGATCCCCAATATGTTGAATTCTTGTGCAATCCATTTCAGCCAGACCATGACATGAGTTTCTGACCACTGGGAAGGATCTATttagataaaataatatatgttgaaaaaaaaaataaccttaaTGCCCATGCCATGGCTGTAAGATATGAGTTGAGTTTGCATGACCttgcatgtaaaataaaattttacactctAAAGGATTAAAGTGTAGCATAATCTGagatgataatttttcaaaagatgttATGTTGAAACgtgaaataatatttgaaaagatGTTAATATGTTAAATCTTGAAATATTCATCACTTGGTGAAGAGAAATGAACCGTCagatctcttaaaacaacagaAATGTTAGAGCCTTATTTTTCACCTGTATCTAATTCGAATTTTGTACAGATCAGTGCACATGTTTGATGTCTCTGTATGCATCTACAACAGGCCCGCAAGTGGGCTGGTATGCTAATTCAGCATAATGATTGGATACAGAATGTGATGTCTAAAGTCCTACTTAAAAATACACGACTGCTTCAAAATGTCATAGCAATTAAGGTCAGGTCTTCAAAACCTctacttgaaaaaaattaaacctgacacaataagaaatataatttaGTATCTACAAGACCTACACATGAATGACAAATTATCTGAAGAGGCTTCAGGCTTACCATTAGAGATGTGAAATTTCTGCTGCTCCCTCTCAAATGTCTTGAAGCTCTCATGCACAGCCTGGGACATTTTCTGAGTGGTTCCGGGGGTCAGTGGGGGGACAGTGGTCGTGGAGGGAATATCTGGAAAGAAAAGAACAAAGCATAAGCTTGGATACTCTCCTAAAAGCAGGCACACACACATCCAGCCCCGGACTCTCTTAGGTCCAGAATATGGATACTCAGCCTCAACAATTTACTCTCCTAAACAagcaaagaataaaaaaaaacaaaaaaaaaacaccaccaTTTCTGGAAGGTATTCCTATCATTAAAAATACCTGAGACATGAAGTAAATGGTGAAAATTCCTCCGGAGCATATTGACTGGTTGGAGTAAATTAAAGACAGTCATTCGTTTATGTATCACTACCTTTACTACTACACATATAAATAATCTTTTTCCTTccaatatttatatatcaattcaAACTACAACAAGGGGCGGTCTTCGACTTACATTCTCTTATAATAGACTGATGGAGGAGTTTTCTATCAGTTTgcctcaatttttaaaaaaatccaatttacTTCATTATCGCATAAATACCAAACAACAGGTACTTGGCCTAGTGAATCATAGAATAGTACCGGtacaatatttttatgtatttcacaACAATACTCTTCAAGACAGTTACAAAATCAAATTACAACCAAACTATTGGCAAACACTAGATCTTTCAAGTCCTTTCTTTTTATGattcactacatgtatattgatttatATCTATGAGCAATAATACTTATTTCCATGATATAAAAACATtcgcatttttttaaaatctgatattaaaatctgatttGCAATTAAGTTATCTATTCATTAAAAcacttttcttaaaaaaattcctttaaaaaagtgATGTTCTTTTTCAATTATCTAAGGTTTGCAGATAATTTTAAGACTCTGAAAtcaaaaaagtaattataaaaaaagtttaCTGGTATTAATCAAAGATCCTCTCATACTAAATTAAAATagccttaaaaaaataaattggggAAAAAAAGAGAATTGAGTGGAAAATTTACTTTAGAGAAAACTCCTTACCTCTGATAAAATCAGCCACCATGATGATTAGTTCAAAATGAATAAGAGCACTGATCAGTTGCTTTTAAACTGATGGATATTTCATAACATTAAAGCAGCTCCACCAAAgtgataatgaaaatttacaaaactaAATCAATTGTCGGTTCTGTGACATGATATTTAACTCTGTTCTCCTAGAACGTAAGTGTGGATCAGAGAGCAAGCAATCATTGGTCTAATGGCCCATGAAATCACAGGGTTGTTCAACCTATTTttgaacatctttaaaaattgacTTCAGCCAATCAGAGCAAAGGAAATAAAGTTTGAGGAGAGAAATGTGTGTTTGTGCATTAAGACATTAATTAAATTCACACATAAAAGTGTTATGTTTGTCCCAAGGATTAATAGCACAAATCAGTTTCTATTGTAATCGGGTGTCATTTCTTATCTCTAATCTATTGGTCCACCATAAAAGAGATATAAGTATATACTTAAGTTCTTACTGCTATTTAAATAGTCATCTAATGGATGACCATTTGAGAAGAAAGTGCTTGATTATGGGGGGCCTAGT
The nucleotide sequence above comes from Magallana gigas chromosome 2, xbMagGiga1.1, whole genome shotgun sequence. Encoded proteins:
- the LOC105334546 gene encoding protein c-ets-1-A isoform X2, with amino-acid sequence MELDLCAIDAGLENVEFFSSEVTNTSKMPKTRLRIPKTVTYSSELTQEIHRLNNVLQQERPVGVPLRQRSMDDQLLISRQSSCDDHMVMTRQYSFDEQRPLLSRQESSDDHRVPSLSNIQKVPSISDLTDDDIPSTTTVPPLTPGTTQKMSQAVHESFKTFEREQQKFHISNDPSQWSETHVMVWLKWIAQEFNILGINPANFTMRGKDLCQLKRDEFLDLAPPYLGEIMWEHLEILKKGFSSQVENKISAYRLSDGKVPSAQTCAYGAITESMQALNDVGDSPNSRTYEDHSDCQSLESIPHYYSSDNSPTTEFYPPIPEQKYQPPVLPEICHGQYMRQDARYQYSHVYQNQMVPSIKQEYIWSDCSESSLNDSWSSEYRGGLNMGVSRSLQSSPTDLSFPQSEVKPSNFPAMVGYSGSGPIQLWQFLLELLTDKNCQHFISWTGDGWEFKLSDPDEVARRWGIRKNKPKMNYEKLSRGLRYYYDKNIIHKTAGKRYVYRFVCDLQTLLGHTPEELFEACDIKPQADKDDE
- the LOC105334546 gene encoding transforming protein p54/c-ets-1 isoform X1; translation: MELDLCAIDAGLENVEFFSSEVTNTSKMPKTRLRIPKTVTYSSELTQEIHRLNNVLQQERPVGVPLRQRSMDDQLLISRQSSCDDHMVMTRQYSFDEQRPLLSRQESSDDHRVPSLSNIQKVPSISDLTDDDIPSTTTVPPLTPGTTQKMSQAVHESFKTFEREQQKFHISNDPSQWSETHVMVWLKWIAQEFNILGINPANFTMRGKDLCQLKRDEFLDLAPPYLGEIMWEHLEILKKDVTHEHPSLGSAPSSYSEPVCMPEFGDRFPIQGFSSQVENKISAYRLSDGKVPSAQTCAYGAITESMQALNDVGDSPNSRTYEDHSDCQSLESIPHYYSSDNSPTTEFYPPIPEQKYQPPVLPEICHGQYMRQDARYQYSHVYQNQMVPSIKQEYIWSDCSESSLNDSWSSEYRGGLNMGVSRSLQSSPTDLSFPQSEVKPSNFPAMVGYSGSGPIQLWQFLLELLTDKNCQHFISWTGDGWEFKLSDPDEVARRWGIRKNKPKMNYEKLSRGLRYYYDKNIIHKTAGKRYVYRFVCDLQTLLGHTPEELFEACDIKPQADKDDE
- the LOC105334546 gene encoding protein C-ets-1 isoform X4; this encodes MGILSNEALAFLYERDVQRVPDVFSAALEAIGVCLLDVELEDIPSTTTVPPLTPGTTQKMSQAVHESFKTFEREQQKFHISNDPSQWSETHVMVWLKWIAQEFNILGINPANFTMRGKDLCQLKRDEFLDLAPPYLGEIMWEHLEILKKDVTHEHPSLGSAPSSYSEPVCMPEFGDRFPIQGFSSQVENKISAYRLSDGKVPSAQTCAYGAITESMQALNDVGDSPNSRTYEDHSDCQSLESIPHYYSSDNSPTTEFYPPIPEQKYQPPVLPEICHGQYMRQDARYQYSHVYQNQMVPSIKQEYIWSDCSESSLNDSWSSEYRGGLNMGVSRSLQSSPTDLSFPQSEVKPSNFPAMVGYSGSGPIQLWQFLLELLTDKNCQHFISWTGDGWEFKLSDPDEVARRWGIRKNKPKMNYEKLSRGLRYYYDKNIIHKTAGKRYVYRFVCDLQTLLGHTPEELFEACDIKPQADKDDE
- the LOC105334546 gene encoding transforming protein p54/c-ets-1 isoform X3, with the translated sequence MIKEKPESEMICPPTTQAKTKNSRGIFLLPSWHTHGRQSDDHLKNDIPSTTTVPPLTPGTTQKMSQAVHESFKTFEREQQKFHISNDPSQWSETHVMVWLKWIAQEFNILGINPANFTMRGKDLCQLKRDEFLDLAPPYLGEIMWEHLEILKKDVTHEHPSLGSAPSSYSEPVCMPEFGDRFPIQGFSSQVENKISAYRLSDGKVPSAQTCAYGAITESMQALNDVGDSPNSRTYEDHSDCQSLESIPHYYSSDNSPTTEFYPPIPEQKYQPPVLPEICHGQYMRQDARYQYSHVYQNQMVPSIKQEYIWSDCSESSLNDSWSSEYRGGLNMGVSRSLQSSPTDLSFPQSEVKPSNFPAMVGYSGSGPIQLWQFLLELLTDKNCQHFISWTGDGWEFKLSDPDEVARRWGIRKNKPKMNYEKLSRGLRYYYDKNIIHKTAGKRYVYRFVCDLQTLLGHTPEELFEACDIKPQADKDDE
- the LOC105334546 gene encoding transforming protein p54/c-ets-1 isoform X5 is translated as MVADFIRDIPSTTTVPPLTPGTTQKMSQAVHESFKTFEREQQKFHISNDPSQWSETHVMVWLKWIAQEFNILGINPANFTMRGKDLCQLKRDEFLDLAPPYLGEIMWEHLEILKKDVTHEHPSLGSAPSSYSEPVCMPEFGDRFPIQGFSSQVENKISAYRLSDGKVPSAQTCAYGAITESMQALNDVGDSPNSRTYEDHSDCQSLESIPHYYSSDNSPTTEFYPPIPEQKYQPPVLPEICHGQYMRQDARYQYSHVYQNQMVPSIKQEYIWSDCSESSLNDSWSSEYRGGLNMGVSRSLQSSPTDLSFPQSEVKPSNFPAMVGYSGSGPIQLWQFLLELLTDKNCQHFISWTGDGWEFKLSDPDEVARRWGIRKNKPKMNYEKLSRGLRYYYDKNIIHKTAGKRYVYRFVCDLQTLLGHTPEELFEACDIKPQADKDDE